The DNA window ACGGCATCAACGGTTTCGGGCCTGATCCGGCATGCGTGGCAAGCGGTTCCACAACCTGCCCGGGTGCCAATCGCTACGCCCTGTCCCTGGGCATGAACTACCTCTACACCCAGTCGACAACCTTGAAGCTCGAATACCGTTACGACCGTTCCAGCCTCAACAGCTTCTACAACGTCTCCAACGGCAGCTACAAGAACAACAACAACCTGCTCGCCGCCTCGGTGGTGGTGAGCTTCTGATGGTCCAAGCGGTGGCGGGCGCAGCCTGCCACCGCCTCACCGCATTCAACCGCATGAACCACCCCGTCGCCTTCAACTCCGCCGGGGTGCAGCCCGAGCCCGGTGCCTGGCGGGTGCGTTACGACGCGCATGAAGAAGAATTCTGTGTCTTGCTCGAAGGCCTGACCCTCGCGGCCGATGACGGCACAGCCCGGCAGTTCAGCGCTGGAGATGCTTTCGTCGTCCCTGGCGGCTTCACCGGCGTCTGGGAAAACCACAGTCGCGTGCGCAAGCATGACGCCATCATGGCGCTGGCCGTACCCGCTTCCGGCTGATGCGGCTGCGGCGTATGCTGAGGCGGCCTGCCAGCCTCGGCCAGGGCAGGGTTTGCGTCCTGCACGGTTGGCGCAACGCATTCCCAACAGCACAACACACCACAACACCCAGGAGATTCGCATGAACGCCCCCAACCCCCGTGGACTCTGGCATGGCCGCGCTGCCGACTTGCTCGCGCGCGGCATCGACGGCCGCATGGTGATCGACGGCCATCGCTACCACGCCACCGACGGCCAGCTGTTCGACTGCATCTCCCCGCTCGACGGCAAGGTCATCGCCCGCGTTGCCCGCGGCAAGGCGGCCGACGTGGCCCGCGCCGTGACCTCGGCCCGCGCCGCCTTCAACGACCGCCGCTGGGCGGGCCAGGCGCCGGCGCAGCGCAAGAAGGTGATGCTGGCTTTCGCCGAGCAACTGCGCGGCGCGCGCGAGGAACTCGCCCTGCTCGAAACCCTGGACATGGGCAAGCCGATCAAGAACAGCCTGTCCACCGACGTGCCCGGCGCCGCCCGCTGCATCCAGTGGTTCGGCGAGGCGGTGGACAAGATCTACGACGAAATCGCCCCCACCGGCGACAACGCGTTGGCCCTGGTCACGCGCCAGGCCATCGGCGTGGTCGGCGCCATCGTGCCCTGGAACTACCCGATGCTGATGGCCTCGTGGAAGCTGGGCCCGGCACTGGCCGCAGGCAACAGCGTGGTGCTCAAGCCCAGCGAAAAATCGCCGCTCACCGCGCTGCGCCTTGCCGAATTGGCGCTCGAAGCCGGGCTGCCCGAAGGCGTGTTCAACGTCGTTCCCGGCTTCGGCCACGAGGCCGGCGAGGCGCTGGCGCTGCACCTGGACGTGGACGCCATCGCCTTCACCGGCTCCACCCGCACCGGCCGGCGCATGCTCGACTACGCCAGC is part of the Thiomonas sp. X19 genome and encodes:
- a CDS encoding cupin domain-containing protein, with protein sequence MVQAVAGAACHRLTAFNRMNHPVAFNSAGVQPEPGAWRVRYDAHEEEFCVLLEGLTLAADDGTARQFSAGDAFVVPGGFTGVWENHSRVRKHDAIMALAVPASG
- a CDS encoding aldehyde dehydrogenase — encoded protein: MNAPNPRGLWHGRAADLLARGIDGRMVIDGHRYHATDGQLFDCISPLDGKVIARVARGKAADVARAVTSARAAFNDRRWAGQAPAQRKKVMLAFAEQLRGAREELALLETLDMGKPIKNSLSTDVPGAARCIQWFGEAVDKIYDEIAPTGDNALALVTRQAIGVVGAIVPWNYPMLMASWKLGPALAAGNSVVLKPSEKSPLTALRLAELALEAGLPEGVFNVVPGFGHEAGEALALHLDVDAIAFTGSTRTGRRMLDYASRSNLKRVYNELGGKSANIVFADFDDLDRAAATAAGSMFYNQGESCNAPSRLLVQDTIADAFVEKLKALATQYAPADPLDPGTVLGALVDETQTQTVMGYIQAGLDEGAQCVAGGRRALEATGGQFVAPTVFDGVRNDMKIAQEEIFGPVLAVIRFKTEAEAIAIANDSAYGLHAGVWSRSLDRAVRVSRALQAGTVHVNQYDEDDITVPFGGVKQSGNGRDKSLHAFDKYTELKTTWMRIESV